From a single Pelobacter seleniigenes DSM 18267 genomic region:
- the accC gene encoding acetyl-CoA carboxylase biotin carboxylase subunit, translated as MFHKILIANRGEIALRVIRACKEMGIKTVAVHSVADYEALHVSLADESICIGPTPSADSYLNMKAIISAAEIADADAIHPGYGFLSENAEFAEICEQCGITFIGPTADNMRRMGDKITARQTVTEAGVPILPGTNESIETIEEAQKIAEEIGYPVIIKASAGGGGRGMKIVHSPASLANALATARTEAQSGFGRADVYIEKFCEHPRHVEIQILGDKHGNVIHLGERDCSIQRRHQKLIEEAPCPVITQEQRERMGACAVAAAKAVNYSSAGTVEYLLDSDGSFYFMEMNTRVQVEHPVTEMITGVDIIKEQIRSAAGIPLRYRQEDIKITGHAIECRINAEDPVKFTPFPGKITGYHTPGGMGVRVESAMYDQYTVLPHYDSMIGKLIVHAETRDEAIRRMSCALDEYIIEGIKTTIPFHQKMMNNKDFIDGHFDTNFLERVKV; from the coding sequence ATGTTTCATAAAATACTGATCGCTAATCGTGGTGAAATCGCACTGCGAGTTATTCGTGCCTGTAAGGAAATGGGAATTAAAACGGTGGCTGTCCATTCCGTCGCCGACTACGAAGCGCTTCACGTTAGTTTGGCTGATGAGAGTATTTGTATTGGGCCGACACCGAGTGCTGACAGTTATCTCAACATGAAAGCGATTATCAGTGCTGCTGAAATTGCCGATGCAGACGCGATTCATCCGGGCTATGGTTTTCTTTCTGAAAATGCAGAATTCGCTGAGATTTGTGAGCAGTGCGGGATTACTTTTATCGGACCTACTGCGGATAATATGCGCCGAATGGGCGACAAGATTACGGCTCGTCAAACAGTCACTGAAGCCGGAGTCCCGATTTTGCCCGGGACTAATGAAAGCATTGAAACCATAGAAGAAGCTCAAAAAATTGCTGAAGAAATCGGTTATCCTGTGATCATAAAAGCCTCGGCTGGCGGCGGCGGACGCGGGATGAAAATCGTCCATTCGCCTGCGTCTCTGGCAAATGCTCTTGCCACTGCGAGAACGGAAGCCCAGTCGGGGTTCGGTCGAGCCGACGTTTATATCGAAAAATTCTGCGAGCATCCAAGACACGTCGAAATTCAGATTCTTGGCGACAAGCACGGCAATGTCATTCATCTGGGGGAACGTGATTGCTCCATTCAGCGGCGGCATCAGAAACTGATTGAAGAAGCGCCGTGCCCGGTCATTACTCAGGAACAGCGCGAGCGGATGGGGGCCTGCGCCGTTGCTGCTGCCAAGGCGGTCAACTACAGCAGTGCCGGGACGGTTGAATATCTGCTCGATTCTGACGGCAGTTTTTATTTCATGGAGATGAACACCCGGGTGCAGGTTGAGCATCCGGTGACCGAAATGATTACCGGCGTTGATATCATTAAAGAGCAGATTCGCTCGGCCGCTGGAATTCCCCTGCGCTATCGTCAGGAAGATATCAAAATCACCGGGCATGCCATTGAATGCAGGATTAATGCAGAAGATCCGGTTAAATTTACTCCCTTCCCGGGTAAAATAACGGGTTACCATACCCCGGGAGGCATGGGTGTCCGGGTCGAAAGTGCAATGTACGATCAATATACCGTACTGCCACACTATGACTCCATGATCGGTAAATTAATTGTCCATGCTGAAACGCGTGATGAAGCGATTCGCAGGATGTCCTGTGCCTTGGACGAGTACATTATCGAAGGGATTAAGACGACCATTCCTTTTCATCAGAAAATGATGAATAACAAGGATTTTATCGATGGTCACTTTGATACCAATTTTCTTGAGCGCGTCAAAGTTTAA
- the pilQ gene encoding type IV pilus secretin family protein: MRRSVVLLSTLLMIFSVAPTAQIFAADSFSIAAVSEKRVVLSATTGIEQVRYFTLDSPKRLVVDLYGVTPGEHADTVALSDGFKQLRVGPLDNKTRFVFDVDGSEFPTFNVKVEPDHVVVTWEPSQKTTAAALAAPVMKGSAKIVSIDFDSEKGQSKLNIVVDGTATATELTRDGDKIQFSLKNTTLPRALRREFDTLAFPSAIYSATPYLVNNGGVPAVRFVVQLKADQPYRLEKEATGYAFIVDNGPYDQATPPVTGILPVPAKGEIDTTSASTPTSSPAYEAAAPQPSQQGVIITKELAGKEKKTYTGAKTSLVFDNADVRDILRLIAEISNLNIIASDEVKGNITLRLIDVPWDQALDLILDVSGLGMIREGNVVRVLPKDTIRSMKEAELTAANSQEKLEPLATEVVTVSYADLGAVAGPVKEILSARGNLTPDSRNKYLIITDVPQRIAKAKELISILDTPERQVMIEARIVEVSSSYSRDLGINWGIDYSSPGSKIENAGVGIGGDFLIDLPDGAGSVGEDAGLAAGITFGEIGINKLVLDLRISALEANGKAKIVSLPKVTTLNGETAKISQGTSIPYQTTSDGGTTTEFVNAELKLEVTPVINPDDSIIMQIVTTNDSPSITSGATAPSIDTKQAETKVLVHDGETTVIGGIFVENNSDNETGTPWLMELPILGHLFKSTSKKSSKSELLVFITPRILKDK, from the coding sequence ATGAGAAGAAGCGTTGTGCTCCTCAGTACATTATTAATGATCTTTTCCGTTGCGCCGACTGCGCAGATTTTTGCGGCCGATTCTTTTTCCATCGCAGCAGTGAGTGAAAAAAGAGTTGTTTTGTCGGCGACAACAGGGATAGAACAAGTACGATATTTTACCCTGGATTCTCCCAAAAGGCTCGTTGTTGACCTTTATGGCGTTACTCCCGGAGAACATGCCGATACGGTAGCCCTGAGCGACGGATTCAAACAACTGCGGGTGGGACCGTTGGATAATAAAACCCGTTTTGTTTTTGATGTGGATGGCTCAGAATTTCCTACCTTTAATGTAAAGGTTGAGCCTGACCATGTTGTCGTGACTTGGGAACCGTCCCAAAAGACAACAGCCGCCGCTCTAGCGGCCCCTGTCATGAAGGGCAGTGCCAAAATAGTTTCTATTGACTTCGACTCTGAAAAAGGGCAGTCAAAATTAAACATTGTTGTTGATGGTACGGCTACTGCGACAGAACTCACCCGAGATGGCGATAAGATTCAGTTTTCTCTGAAAAATACCACATTGCCGAGAGCCCTACGACGCGAATTTGATACCCTTGCTTTCCCTAGTGCCATTTATTCAGCGACCCCTTACCTGGTAAACAATGGCGGAGTGCCGGCTGTCCGTTTTGTAGTCCAGCTGAAAGCTGATCAACCTTATCGTCTGGAAAAAGAAGCGACTGGTTATGCATTCATTGTCGATAATGGTCCCTATGACCAGGCAACTCCCCCTGTTACCGGCATCTTGCCGGTTCCGGCTAAAGGTGAGATAGATACAACAAGTGCTTCCACGCCAACCTCTTCCCCCGCTTATGAGGCTGCCGCTCCGCAACCCTCCCAGCAGGGTGTGATCATTACCAAAGAGCTGGCCGGTAAAGAGAAAAAGACCTACACCGGTGCAAAAACTTCTTTGGTATTCGATAATGCAGATGTCAGGGATATCTTACGGCTGATTGCAGAGATCAGTAATCTTAACATCATCGCTTCTGATGAAGTGAAAGGTAACATCACATTACGCTTAATTGATGTCCCCTGGGACCAGGCTCTGGACTTGATCCTTGACGTGAGCGGTTTGGGAATGATCCGTGAAGGGAATGTTGTTCGGGTTTTGCCCAAAGATACAATTCGTTCCATGAAGGAAGCTGAATTGACCGCTGCCAATTCCCAAGAAAAACTTGAGCCCCTAGCAACTGAGGTGGTGACAGTCAGTTATGCTGATTTAGGCGCTGTTGCCGGGCCGGTCAAAGAAATTTTGAGTGCCCGAGGAAACCTTACCCCCGATAGCCGCAATAAATATTTGATTATCACCGATGTCCCACAGCGTATTGCAAAAGCCAAGGAACTGATTTCCATTCTGGATACTCCTGAGCGGCAAGTCATGATTGAGGCTCGTATTGTCGAAGTCAGTTCATCATATAGCAGAGACCTTGGCATTAACTGGGGGATTGATTACAGTTCCCCCGGTTCAAAAATTGAAAATGCGGGTGTTGGTATTGGTGGTGATTTCCTTATCGATCTTCCCGATGGTGCGGGATCTGTTGGGGAAGATGCAGGTCTTGCTGCAGGAATAACTTTCGGTGAAATTGGAATTAATAAGCTGGTGCTTGATTTGCGGATCTCTGCGTTGGAGGCCAATGGCAAGGCAAAAATTGTCTCATTGCCGAAAGTCACGACATTGAATGGCGAAACTGCTAAAATCAGCCAGGGGACCAGTATCCCTTATCAGACAACGAGTGATGGCGGAACAACAACTGAGTTTGTTAATGCTGAGTTGAAACTTGAAGTGACTCCGGTCATCAATCCTGATGACAGCATCATTATGCAAATTGTCACCACCAATGATTCTCCTTCCATCACCAGTGGAGCAACAGCACCGAGTATTGATACCAAACAGGCAGAAACAAAAGTTCTTGTTCATGATGGGGAAACGACAGTTATCGGCGGTATTTTTGTCGAAAATAATTCTGACAACGAAACCGGCACCCCTTGGTTGATGGAACTGCCCATTTTAGGCCATCTTTTTAAATCAACGAGTAAAAAAAGCAGTAAATCTGAATTGCTGGTATTTATTACTCCCCGGATTTTGAAAGATAAATAG
- a CDS encoding pilus assembly protein PilP: MKSSFFGVRSLFLTLTILLVLSGLLWAQEPTVKQNETQTTDIEKDAPAERPFVYSPQGRRDPFEPLLPKEPLVGEVVKKTRPEKVKGPLEKFELKQFRLIAIMIVKGTPRAMVKAPDGKSYMVKVHDYIGMNGGVVKDIQTKVVDIDQSGMRIEKSPDRIVVEEAGVDSVTGKEVKEDSYIVM; encoded by the coding sequence ATGAAGTCGAGTTTCTTTGGGGTAAGATCGCTTTTTTTAACGCTGACGATTTTATTGGTGTTGTCAGGTCTTCTTTGGGCTCAGGAACCTACTGTTAAGCAAAACGAAACTCAGACGACTGATATCGAAAAAGATGCTCCTGCAGAGCGTCCTTTTGTTTACAGTCCTCAAGGGCGGCGTGACCCGTTTGAGCCGCTACTTCCAAAAGAACCTCTTGTTGGAGAAGTAGTTAAGAAAACTCGACCGGAAAAGGTTAAAGGACCACTTGAAAAATTTGAACTCAAACAATTTCGGCTGATCGCAATTATGATTGTCAAGGGAACGCCTCGGGCCATGGTCAAAGCTCCTGATGGAAAGAGTTACATGGTTAAGGTACACGACTATATTGGGATGAATGGTGGTGTTGTTAAAGATATTCAGACAAAAGTCGTTGATATTGATCAATCGGGAATGCGGATCGAGAAAAGCCCTGACCGGATTGTCGTTGAAGAGGCCGGGGTTGATAGCGTCACCGGTAAGGAAGTTAAGGAAGATAGCTACATCGTGATGTAG
- a CDS encoding aminopeptidase P family protein, whose translation MNQNRLLLIRNLQQSERLSAIIIFGLTNIRYLSGFTGTDGVLLFIGDETVFLTDSRYITQAQTQVTADRIICYKNKLQAIADELVSFGDVRVGFDAEAVCVAVFDELRGLCGKQIHWLPLKEQLRPLRGKKDSRELACLRAAAQINHDAFQKILPLIRPGVSEKQLALELEISLKRLGGEANAFDFIVASGKRGALPHGVASDKFLTAGELITIDFGTCVDGYYSDETVTLAVGEVSGKLRQIFDIVLEAHDLALAAIQPGLQMKELDAVARGYIAKMGYGDYFGHGLGHGVGLEIHEYPTVSSRSADLLAEGMVITIEPGIYIPELGGVRIEDTVVVTANGYQSLTSIAKHYSVLNAE comes from the coding sequence GTGAACCAAAATCGACTTCTTCTTATCCGGAATCTTCAGCAGTCCGAGAGACTTTCCGCCATAATTATATTTGGGTTAACCAATATACGCTATCTGTCTGGATTCACCGGTACCGATGGCGTTCTTCTTTTTATAGGCGATGAGACGGTTTTTCTGACCGATTCACGTTATATCACCCAGGCCCAGACGCAAGTGACAGCGGATAGGATAATCTGTTACAAAAACAAGCTGCAAGCAATCGCCGATGAATTGGTTTCCTTTGGGGACGTGCGCGTTGGCTTTGATGCTGAAGCGGTCTGTGTAGCCGTTTTTGACGAATTACGAGGTTTGTGCGGTAAGCAAATTCACTGGCTCCCTTTGAAAGAACAGTTACGACCGTTACGAGGAAAAAAAGATAGCCGTGAACTTGCTTGTTTAAGAGCCGCTGCACAAATAAACCACGACGCTTTTCAAAAAATCCTTCCGCTTATAAGACCTGGTGTCAGTGAAAAGCAGCTTGCTCTGGAGCTCGAAATTTCTCTCAAGCGTTTGGGCGGGGAAGCGAATGCATTTGATTTTATTGTTGCTTCAGGAAAGCGGGGAGCCTTACCGCATGGCGTCGCCAGCGATAAATTCCTGACGGCGGGTGAATTGATCACGATCGATTTCGGGACATGTGTAGATGGCTATTATTCAGATGAAACAGTAACCTTGGCTGTTGGGGAGGTTTCAGGAAAGCTTCGACAAATTTTTGATATTGTGTTAGAAGCTCATGACCTTGCTTTGGCTGCTATTCAGCCAGGTCTACAGATGAAAGAGCTGGACGCTGTGGCTCGAGGCTATATTGCCAAAATGGGTTACGGCGACTACTTTGGCCATGGTCTTGGACATGGGGTCGGTTTGGAAATTCACGAATACCCGACCGTTTCGTCTCGATCGGCTGACCTTTTGGCAGAAGGAATGGTTATTACTATTGAGCCGGGAATTTATATTCCTGAGCTTGGTGGAGTTCGAATCGAAGATACTGTTGTGGTCACTGCCAACGGATATCAATCATTGACTTCTATTGCTAAACACTACAGCGTACTGAACGCTGAGTAG
- the aroB gene encoding 3-dehydroquinate synthase encodes MVEIIKVPLADRTYPILIGTDILRSLGEELAAIGFPHKVAVISNPTVSSLYGAQVKSSLEHSGFSVLEYDVPDGEEYKNFQTLQSIYDVLVGNGFDRGSGIIALGGGVIGDMAGFAAATFLRGIRYAQIPTTLLAQVDSSVGGKTAVNHPLGKNLIGAFFQPDLVLIDAGTLNTLDPRDVAAGLAEVVKYGVIRDADFFNWLEDHVADLLDKNPNALIYAVKKACQIKADIVEVDEKEGSVRAFLNYGHTFGHAVESLSGYGQWKHGEAVAIGMIVAARISCRMGLCHQNDVDRLTRLLQTLGLPVSAPVFSLEDYLAVMQRDKKVRNGKLSLVLNCGLGDAVLKQVSDLKEIFSAALSS; translated from the coding sequence ATGGTTGAAATTATCAAAGTCCCTTTGGCTGACAGGACCTATCCTATTCTGATTGGCACCGATATCCTCAGATCTCTTGGCGAAGAGCTGGCTGCAATAGGCTTTCCTCACAAAGTTGCGGTTATCTCAAATCCTACTGTTTCCAGTCTGTATGGTGCTCAGGTTAAGTCCTCACTCGAACACAGTGGCTTTTCGGTTCTGGAATATGATGTTCCTGATGGCGAAGAGTATAAAAATTTCCAAACACTTCAATCCATTTATGATGTGTTGGTTGGCAATGGCTTTGATCGCGGATCTGGCATAATTGCTCTCGGGGGAGGTGTCATCGGGGATATGGCTGGTTTTGCCGCAGCAACGTTTTTGCGTGGAATCCGCTATGCCCAAATTCCAACTACCCTGTTAGCCCAGGTTGACAGCTCAGTCGGTGGAAAAACCGCAGTTAATCATCCTTTGGGGAAAAACTTGATTGGGGCTTTCTTTCAACCGGACTTGGTATTGATTGATGCCGGGACCCTCAATACCCTTGATCCAAGAGACGTTGCGGCAGGTCTGGCTGAGGTTGTGAAGTATGGTGTGATTAGAGACGCTGATTTTTTCAATTGGCTTGAGGATCATGTCGCCGATTTGCTGGATAAAAATCCGAATGCTTTGATCTATGCCGTTAAAAAAGCTTGTCAGATTAAAGCGGATATTGTTGAGGTTGATGAAAAAGAGGGCTCAGTCCGGGCATTTCTGAACTATGGGCACACATTCGGTCATGCGGTGGAAAGTCTTTCCGGATATGGGCAATGGAAACATGGTGAAGCAGTTGCCATCGGGATGATCGTTGCTGCCAGGATTTCCTGCCGGATGGGGCTTTGTCACCAAAATGATGTTGATCGTTTGACGCGATTACTGCAGACTCTAGGTCTCCCTGTTTCCGCACCTGTTTTTTCTCTCGAGGACTACCTTGCAGTGATGCAGAGGGATAAAAAAGTCCGTAATGGGAAATTATCATTGGTTCTCAATTGTGGACTGGGCGACGCCGTGCTTAAACAGGTTTCTGATCTAAAAGAAATATTCTCTGCTGCCTTGTCATCTTGA
- the pilM gene encoding type IV pilus biogenesis protein PilM, with product MFASKKEIIGIDVGSSAVKIVRLRPSRGSYHLENIGILPLSPEAIVDNTIMDSAAIIDAIQNLLTSMKIKTKRIATSVSGHSVIIRKISLPLMTEDELDASIQWEAEQYIPFDISEVNIDFQILGPDEKDPSQMNVMLVAAKKDFVDDYLAVFTEAGLEPMVMDIDCFAVENMFDFNYGFVEGEVVALIDLGAAATSVNVLKGEVSVFTRDIQAGGNLLSQELQKRLGISSDEAEQAKLGRRDFGDVEEETIDEILNDAIENLIQEVQRSLDFFSATSSEERISKVYLTGGVSGSNKVLETLEERLGIPIERVNPFRNLTINQKEFDAEYLEAIGPMFSVATGLAMRKVGDK from the coding sequence ATGTTCGCTTCGAAAAAAGAAATTATTGGTATTGATGTAGGCTCCAGCGCGGTCAAGATAGTTCGGCTTCGTCCTTCCCGCGGTTCTTATCACCTTGAGAATATCGGGATCCTACCTCTGAGTCCTGAGGCCATTGTCGATAATACGATCATGGATTCGGCTGCCATCATCGATGCTATCCAGAATTTGTTGACATCGATGAAAATCAAAACCAAGCGGATTGCAACATCAGTGTCCGGTCATTCTGTGATCATCCGTAAGATATCTCTTCCGCTGATGACGGAAGATGAACTGGATGCTTCTATTCAGTGGGAAGCCGAACAGTATATCCCTTTCGATATTTCTGAGGTTAATATCGATTTTCAGATTCTTGGCCCGGATGAGAAGGACCCTTCGCAGATGAACGTTATGCTGGTCGCCGCCAAAAAAGATTTTGTTGACGACTACCTAGCGGTTTTTACGGAGGCTGGTCTTGAACCGATGGTCATGGATATTGACTGTTTCGCGGTCGAAAACATGTTCGATTTTAACTATGGCTTTGTCGAAGGTGAAGTTGTTGCCCTTATTGACCTTGGGGCGGCAGCGACCAGCGTGAATGTTTTGAAAGGGGAGGTTTCCGTTTTTACCCGGGACATCCAGGCAGGCGGAAATTTGCTCAGCCAGGAGCTGCAAAAACGCTTGGGCATTAGTAGTGACGAAGCTGAGCAGGCCAAACTAGGCCGGCGTGACTTCGGAGATGTTGAAGAAGAAACAATTGATGAGATTTTAAATGATGCCATTGAAAACCTCATCCAGGAAGTGCAGCGTTCCCTCGACTTTTTTTCTGCGACCTCGAGCGAAGAAAGAATCTCTAAAGTGTACTTGACCGGTGGAGTTTCCGGATCGAATAAGGTTCTGGAGACTTTGGAGGAGCGCCTTGGCATACCCATCGAAAGGGTGAACCCGTTCCGAAACTTGACGATTAATCAGAAGGAATTTGACGCGGAATACCTCGAAGCTATCGGACCGATGTTTTCGGTTGCAACGGGCCTGGCAATGAGGAAGGTGGGTGACAAATGA
- the accB gene encoding acetyl-CoA carboxylase biotin carboxyl carrier protein: MELKDLKGLIKLITETDITEFDLENDEEKIHIKRGSEKEIIQMTAPAAVVQPAPVVAASAPAAVAPTTVDSAPQQSKYDAIPSPIVGSFYRKPSPDAEPFCKVGDIVDAGQVLCLVEAMKLFNEIEAEFKCKIIEVVKEDGAPVEYGETLFLVEKL; this comes from the coding sequence ATGGAACTGAAAGATCTTAAAGGCTTAATAAAACTGATTACCGAGACCGATATTACTGAGTTTGATCTTGAGAATGACGAAGAAAAAATTCACATCAAACGGGGCTCCGAAAAAGAGATTATTCAAATGACGGCACCAGCTGCTGTTGTTCAACCCGCTCCCGTTGTTGCGGCCAGTGCTCCTGCCGCGGTTGCTCCAACGACTGTTGATTCAGCTCCCCAACAAAGCAAATATGATGCAATCCCTTCGCCGATTGTCGGGTCTTTTTATCGTAAACCGTCTCCGGACGCAGAACCCTTTTGTAAAGTCGGGGACATCGTTGATGCCGGGCAGGTGCTTTGCTTGGTCGAAGCCATGAAATTGTTCAACGAAATTGAGGCTGAATTTAAATGTAAAATTATTGAGGTTGTTAAGGAAGACGGCGCTCCGGTGGAATATGGCGAAACTTTATTCCTGGTTGAAAAGCTTTGA
- a CDS encoding PilN domain-containing protein — protein sequence MIRINLLPVRAAQKKERLRIQLSIFFLCILLVCIGCGALYVQKMTAINGVEADIANIDRQNKDLQKQIGQVKDYEQKKADLEKKLAVLKSLKAGKTGPVHLLDQLSASLPDNLWLTKFTEKGGRINLSGVADNEKTVAVFMRNLESSPYYKKVELSVTEQTKVGDDKMQKFSLDSDIEAPPSK from the coding sequence ATGATTCGTATTAACCTGCTCCCGGTTAGAGCTGCGCAGAAAAAGGAACGACTTCGTATCCAGTTGTCAATCTTCTTTTTGTGTATCCTTTTGGTCTGCATTGGCTGCGGTGCATTGTATGTCCAAAAAATGACGGCGATCAATGGCGTTGAGGCGGATATCGCGAATATTGACAGGCAAAATAAAGACCTTCAGAAGCAGATTGGCCAAGTGAAGGATTATGAACAGAAAAAAGCCGATCTGGAAAAAAAACTGGCAGTACTGAAAAGCCTGAAAGCCGGCAAAACAGGGCCTGTACACTTGCTTGATCAATTAAGTGCGTCATTACCAGATAACCTCTGGCTGACCAAATTTACGGAAAAGGGTGGAAGGATTAATCTTTCCGGTGTCGCAGATAATGAAAAGACCGTTGCGGTCTTTATGAGAAACCTGGAATCTTCACCTTACTATAAAAAGGTTGAATTGTCAGTGACTGAGCAGACTAAAGTTGGTGACGATAAAATGCAAAAGTTTAGTTTGGATAGCGACATTGAAGCACCTCCATCTAAATAA
- a CDS encoding roadblock/LC7 domain-containing protein produces the protein MFKAILKDIVTGCSGGVGAILMGFDGISIDQYLGEDNSVDLNLVGIEYSNIAKEVRRAAEILNVGTLSEVSIKTERFYIIIQVVTDEYFVGLIVDRSGNYGQGRYLLMREVPRLRIDLE, from the coding sequence ATGTTTAAAGCTATTTTAAAGGACATTGTGACCGGTTGTTCGGGTGGTGTTGGTGCTATTTTGATGGGTTTTGACGGAATCTCCATTGATCAGTACCTTGGCGAAGATAATTCGGTTGATTTAAACTTGGTTGGGATTGAATATTCCAATATCGCTAAGGAAGTTCGACGGGCGGCAGAGATTCTCAATGTTGGGACTTTGAGCGAAGTTTCAATTAAGACAGAACGGTTCTATATCATCATCCAAGTTGTTACAGACGAATATTTTGTTGGCTTGATTGTGGATCGATCGGGTAATTATGGCCAGGGACGTTACTTGCTGATGCGTGAGGTGCCCCGACTACGGATTGATCTGGAATAG
- a CDS encoding tetratricopeptide repeat protein, producing the protein MVQNNQQSTMLGKIAAYTEILIKDPGSTIFVSLAETYRKMGLFDDALQILSRGFEKHSDFSPAFIVLGRIYCQQGEFEKSVEAFAKALEFDPDNLSGLVGFARVRILREESKDARRLLLQARALSPADPIINKLLLSLPPVSSNLNAEIEQEPAEKSTSAGSSPLISATLAELYLKQGLADEAVRIYRELSALSPEDLSLRRKIKELEAFSVTASSEIVADSEVSDLTVTHLSDDAGETASEVMSDSEFNQLNDFASEPTDRDSFVLETLNRWLDNIGQRRRNV; encoded by the coding sequence ATGGTCCAAAACAATCAGCAAAGTACAATGTTGGGTAAGATTGCCGCGTATACAGAAATACTCATCAAGGATCCAGGTTCGACTATTTTTGTATCGTTGGCGGAAACCTACAGGAAAATGGGTCTTTTCGACGATGCGTTGCAAATCTTAAGTAGAGGATTTGAAAAACACTCTGACTTTTCCCCCGCTTTTATCGTTTTGGGAAGAATTTACTGTCAGCAAGGAGAATTTGAGAAGTCTGTAGAGGCGTTTGCCAAAGCTCTGGAGTTTGACCCTGATAACCTTTCTGGCCTGGTCGGTTTTGCCAGGGTGCGAATTTTACGTGAGGAGTCTAAGGATGCGCGTCGGTTGCTTTTGCAAGCCAGGGCGTTAAGTCCGGCTGATCCTATCATCAATAAGCTTTTGCTCTCATTGCCACCCGTTTCATCCAACCTGAATGCAGAGATTGAGCAAGAGCCTGCAGAAAAATCGACTTCGGCTGGTTCGTCCCCGTTAATTTCGGCTACTCTTGCGGAATTGTACCTCAAGCAAGGCTTAGCTGACGAAGCGGTCCGTATTTATCGTGAGCTTTCTGCTCTTTCGCCGGAAGATTTATCTTTGCGGCGTAAGATTAAAGAGCTCGAAGCTTTCTCTGTGACGGCCTCCTCGGAAATCGTTGCCGATTCGGAAGTTTCCGATTTGACAGTTACTCATCTTAGCGACGATGCAGGGGAAACTGCTTCTGAGGTGATGAGTGACAGTGAATTTAATCAGTTGAATGATTTTGCATCTGAGCCGACTGATCGGGACTCCTTTGTGCTTGAGACCCTGAACCGGTGGCTTGACAATATCGGGCAAAGGAGAAGGAATGTTTAA
- a CDS encoding type 4a pilus biogenesis protein PilO yields MNARVEKILNLPAYQRFLLLLVVMALFAAVFYFMFYQQQIEQYDRLLQKQQAEQVKLDKNRKIARNLSVYRAEYEKMQVKLDEALGELPLEKEIPNLLTGIGNLAKEKGLEIVRFKPENEVPKDFYAEVPVDLKLAGSFHQAAAFFDAVSKMERIVNIQGLSLDRPKEVDGRTSLAIDCKAVTFRFVEQAPPAKNGKKKGGKRK; encoded by the coding sequence ATGAATGCACGCGTCGAAAAAATATTGAATTTGCCTGCCTACCAGCGGTTTTTATTGCTTTTGGTTGTTATGGCGCTGTTTGCGGCAGTCTTCTACTTTATGTTTTATCAACAGCAGATTGAGCAATATGACCGCTTGCTCCAGAAGCAGCAAGCGGAGCAGGTCAAGCTGGATAAAAATAGGAAAATTGCACGTAACCTGTCGGTGTATCGTGCCGAATACGAAAAAATGCAAGTGAAGCTCGATGAGGCGCTTGGTGAGTTGCCTTTGGAGAAGGAAATACCGAATCTTTTGACTGGAATTGGCAATCTGGCAAAAGAAAAAGGTTTGGAAATCGTCCGATTTAAGCCCGAAAATGAAGTGCCGAAGGATTTCTATGCTGAAGTTCCTGTTGATTTAAAACTAGCAGGTTCATTCCATCAGGCTGCAGCATTTTTTGATGCTGTCAGCAAGATGGAACGAATTGTTAATATTCAAGGTTTAAGCTTAGATAGGCCCAAAGAAGTTGACGGCAGGACTTCATTGGCTATTGATTGTAAGGCCGTCACCTTCCGTTTTGTTGAGCAGGCTCCACCTGCTAAGAATGGCAAAAAGAAAGGCGGTAAAAGGAAATGA